A stretch of DNA from Candidatus Methylomirabilota bacterium:
GTCCGGCCACGCTCGCCACCCCGAGCACGTCCTGCTCCTCGGGGGCGGCGGCCAGGAACAAGCCTTCCAGCAGATGCCGGAGATCGTCGGGCACGTCGCTCTCGATGGTGGAGCGCGGCGCGGTCAATCGCCAGCCGCCGTCGTGCTCGGCCAACCAGCCGCGCGCCAGGAGACGGTCCACCAGGACGGTCATGAACAGCGGGTTGCCGTCGCTGCGTCGGTGGACCACCGCGACCACGTCGTCCGCGACGCGCGAGCCGCCGAGGCGCTCCGCGAGGTAGGTGGCGACCTCCTTGCGGGCGAGATACTCCAGCGCGATCTCGGTGCAGCGCCGCCGCGCCCGCAGCGTGGTCCGGACCTGCTGGATCGGCAGATCGAGCGCCGCGGCCTGAGCGGGGCGATAGGTGCCGATCACCATCAGCCGCGCGCGCTCCGATCGCTGCGCCAGCACGGCGAGCAGATCCGGCGTCCCGCGGTCGCTCCAGTGCAGGTCCTCCAGCACGAGCACCAGCGGATGCTGGACGGAGATGGCCTCCATCAAGCCGGCGAATTCGCGCAGCATCCGCTGCGGCGTGGTGAGATCGCGCCACTGGCGCAAGCGCTCGGCGTCAGCGGGGCTCTTCAGCGACGGTAGCTGCGCCAGCCAGCTCGGCGCGACCGACCGGAGAGCGGCCAACACCTCGGGCCCCGACGGACCGTGGCCCAGGCGATCCAGGGCCTCCAGCACCGCCATGTAGGCCTCACGCTCCCCCTGCTGTTCCACGCACTGGCCGTACGCGATCAGGACGGGCACGCCCGACGCGCGGACGCGCTCCACGAACGCCGCGGCGAGCGAACTCTTGCCGATGCCCGGCTCGCCTTCGAGCAAGACGATCTGGCGTTGGCCGGCCGTGGCCTGGCGAAACAGCTCGGCGAGCTGCTGCAGCTCGTCCTCGCGCCCCACCAATCGCGTGGCTGCCGCATGGTCCGTCGTCGCGACCGGCGCGCCCGCCGAGGCGCCGTCGGCGGAGGCGTCGTGCAGCGGGGCGATGAAGCGAAAGCCGCGCCGGTGGGCGGTCTCGATGATGTGGGGGGTCCGCGCGTCGTCGGCCAACGCCTGCCGCAGCTCGCCCATCGTCCGCGTCAAGGTGTCGTCGGACACGATGGCGTCGCCCCAGACGGCGGCGTGCAACGCTTCCTTCGTGACGAGGACGCCGGGGCGCTCGATCAGGTAACGCAGGAGAGCCCAGGCCTTCGGACGGAGTGCGACCGGCTCGGTGCCGCACCAAAGACGTTCCGCCCGAAGGTCCATTCTGTAGGGCGGAAACTCCAGCATCGCGATCGGATGGTAGAGGATTTCGTTCGCCTTGTCGAGTACGTACACGGCGCGGAAAAATTTCCGGTTTCCGTCAGGACTTCTCGGCTGTCCCCCGTCATAGTCCGGCCGATTGCGACAGCGTCCACGGGTCCGACGGGAGGAGATCCACGACGGTCACCGACACGCCGACCTCGACGACTCGGCCTGGGCAAACCCCATCCAGGGCCCGCGGGGGCCTTTCGCTCCCGCGCGACCTGATCTTAGCTCCCGCCCACGAAAGGAGACGTGCGATGACCACGAGCACGAAGCCCTCCGGCATGACCGACCTCAGGGATTTCTTCTCGGCCGCGGAGGCCCGGATCGATCGCTGGCGAGAGCTGTGCGCGGTTGGGCGCGCGTGGGAAGCCGCGGTGGCGCATGGCACGTCGCGTGAGCCGGGCGCCGACTTGCACGCCGCGGCCGCCGGTCTCCTGGCCGAGATCGGGCCGCTCGAGACCTACTGGGCCTACCCGGGCCCTCGCCTGCTCCAAGCGGTCGATGAGGCGCTGCAAGAGCGCAACGCCGCGGTCTTCGCGCGCCTGGTCCAGAAGCTCTCGGTCGCGCTGCTCAGCCGCACCTACCGGCAGGACGCGGCGGCGTGGGACCCCCTGGAGGACGGAGACGCGCGCGTCCTCGATGCCCTCCCACCGGACGTCAGGCCGGCGGATGGCCACAAGCCCTACTTCGAGGTGCTGGTCGTGACGCCTCACGACTCGAGCCAGTGGGCGCGATCCCGGGCCGACCTCCGGCGGCTCCGACGTCCGGAGGATCTCTTCACCTACGAGATCGTCCAGGTCGGGAGCTTCGAGGACGGCGTCATCGGTGCCATCTTCAACACCAGCGTGCAGGCGTTGGTGATCTACGATGGATTCCCCTTCCCGTCCCGCCACGACCTGCCCGCGATGCGCGACTTCCTGCTCCGCTACCTCCGCGTCGAGCCATCGAGCATCGCCCCCGGGGCGCTCGCCGCCGCGCTGGCGCAGGCCGCCAAGCACTATCGGCCGGAGCTGGACGTGTACCTGCTGAGCGATCGGGCCGTCGAGTCGCTCGCGGGCAGCGCGGAGGCCGCCCCGATCCGGCGCATCTTCCACAATGTCGAGGAGCTGATGGAGATCCACCTGGCCATCCTCGACGGGGTCGGCGACCGCTACGACTCTCCGTACTTCAACAATCTCAAGAAGTACGCGCAACGGCCGGTGGGGACCTTCCACGCCTTGCCGATCGCCCGCGGCAAGTCCGTCTTCACCTCGAACTGGATCCGGGACATGGGCCAGTTCTACGGGACGAACCTCTTCCTGGCCGAGTCCTCCGCCACCACGGGCGGCCTCGACAGCCTCCTCGAGCCGACCAACAACATCAAGCGCGCCCAGGAGATGGCCGCGCGCGCCTTCGGCGCCGAACGCGCCTACTTCGCCACCAACGGGACCTCGACGTCGAACAAGATCGTGGTCCAGGCCATCTGCAAGCCGGGCGACATCGTCATCGTCGACCGGAATTGCCACAAGTCCCACCACTACGGCTTCGTGCTCGCCGGCGCCCAGCCCTACTACGTGGAGGCCTACCCCCTCACCCAGTACTCGATGTACGGCGCGGTGCCGCTGCGCACCATCAAGAAGGCGCTCCTCGCTTGCAAGGCCGAGGGCACCCTCGACCGGGTCAAGGTCATCGACCTCACCAATTGCACCTTCGACGGGCACATGTACAACCCGGCCCGGGTGATGGAGGAGTGCCTTGCCATCAAGCCGGATCTGATCTTCCTGTGGGACGAGGCCTGGTTCGGCTTCGCGCGATTCAACGCCTTCCATCGCCGTCGCACCGCCATGGGCGCGGCCGCTACCCTGGCCGCGCGGTACCGCGACCCGGGTTATCGCGAGCACTACAACGCCTTCGCCGCGAAGGCGGGCGCGCTCGATCCGGCCGACGGTGGGCTGCTCGACCTGCATCTGCTGCCGGACCCCGACACGGTGCGCATCCGCGTGTACCAGACGAACTCGACGCACAAGTCGATGTCGGCCCTGCGGCAGGGATCGATGATCCTGATCTGGGACGAGGATTTCGAACACGTGGAGGGCCCGTTCCAGGAGGCCTTCCTCACCCACACGTCGACGTCTCCGAATCTCCAGATCATCGCCTCGCTCGACGTGGCTCGACGCCAGATGGAGCTGGAGGGGTACGAGCTGACCATGAAGATGACCGAGATGGCCCTCCGGCTGCGGCGCGAGATCAACCATCACCCCCTCATCTCGAAGTACTTCCATGTAGCCACCCCGGCCGAGATGGTGCCCGCCGAGTTCCGGGCCTCTGGCATCACGGACTACGGGCCGCCCCACTCCGACTGGCGGGACGTGATCGAGGCGTGGGACAACGACGAGTTCGCCCTGGACCCGACGCGGCTCACCCTGATCTGCGGGACCGCCGGCTTCGACGGCACCCAGTTCAAGAACCTCCTGGCCGACCGGTTCGACGTCCAGATCAACAAGACCTCGCGCAACAGCATCCTCGTCCAGACCAACATCAACAACACGCGCAGCGACGCCGCCCTGCTGATCAAGGTGCTGGCCGATCTATCCCGCGAGATCGACCAGCGACTCGCCAAGGGCGGCGCGCGCGAACAGGCCGCGTTCGCCGAGCGGGTAAAGTCTCTGATCACCGACGTGCCCGATCTCCCCAACTTCAGCCGCTTCCACGACGTGTTCCGCGACAACGCGAAGGGGCTCAGCAATGAAGGGCACGTGCGTCCGCCCTTCTTCATGGCCTACGACGAGGACAACTGCGACTACGTCAAGCTCGCGAGCAAGGAGATCGACGACCGCCTGAAGGCCGGGCCCGAGCTGGTCTCCGCCAACTTCGTCATCCCCTACCCGCCGGGCTTCCCGATCATGGTTCCCGGCCAGGTGATCACGCAGGACACCATCACGTTCATGCGCAAGCTCGACGTCAAGGAGATCCACGGTTACCAGGCCGCGCAGGGCCTGAAGCTGCTCAAGC
This window harbors:
- a CDS encoding beta-eliminating lyase-related protein, with amino-acid sequence MTTSTKPSGMTDLRDFFSAAEARIDRWRELCAVGRAWEAAVAHGTSREPGADLHAAAAGLLAEIGPLETYWAYPGPRLLQAVDEALQERNAAVFARLVQKLSVALLSRTYRQDAAAWDPLEDGDARVLDALPPDVRPADGHKPYFEVLVVTPHDSSQWARSRADLRRLRRPEDLFTYEIVQVGSFEDGVIGAIFNTSVQALVIYDGFPFPSRHDLPAMRDFLLRYLRVEPSSIAPGALAAALAQAAKHYRPELDVYLLSDRAVESLAGSAEAAPIRRIFHNVEELMEIHLAILDGVGDRYDSPYFNNLKKYAQRPVGTFHALPIARGKSVFTSNWIRDMGQFYGTNLFLAESSATTGGLDSLLEPTNNIKRAQEMAARAFGAERAYFATNGTSTSNKIVVQAICKPGDIVIVDRNCHKSHHYGFVLAGAQPYYVEAYPLTQYSMYGAVPLRTIKKALLACKAEGTLDRVKVIDLTNCTFDGHMYNPARVMEECLAIKPDLIFLWDEAWFGFARFNAFHRRRTAMGAAATLAARYRDPGYREHYNAFAAKAGALDPADGGLLDLHLLPDPDTVRIRVYQTNSTHKSMSALRQGSMILIWDEDFEHVEGPFQEAFLTHTSTSPNLQIIASLDVARRQMELEGYELTMKMTEMALRLRREINHHPLISKYFHVATPAEMVPAEFRASGITDYGPPHSDWRDVIEAWDNDEFALDPTRLTLICGTAGFDGTQFKNLLADRFDVQINKTSRNSILVQTNINNTRSDAALLIKVLADLSREIDQRLAKGGAREQAAFAERVKSLITDVPDLPNFSRFHDVFRDNAKGLSNEGHVRPPFFMAYDEDNCDYVKLASKEIDDRLKAGPELVSANFVIPYPPGFPIMVPGQVITQDTITFMRKLDVKEIHGYQAAQGLKLLKPDVLAKQKGGRHA